Proteins encoded by one window of Arabidopsis thaliana chromosome 2, partial sequence:
- a CDS encoding Transcriptional factor B3 family protein (Transcriptional factor B3 family protein; FUNCTIONS IN: DNA binding; INVOLVED IN: regulation of transcription, DNA-dependent; CONTAINS InterPro DOMAIN/s: Transcriptional factor B3 (InterPro:IPR003340); BEST Arabidopsis thaliana protein match is: Transcriptional factor B3 family protein (TAIR:AT4G00260.1).), which translates to MANQHFFKPLLPGFHTHLRIPVAFFLKNIEGRYEQKTAELRSDASKITWEVKIDGQRLTDGWKEFALSHDLRIGDIVVFRQERDMSFHVTMLGPSCCEIQYGSCSDEERNLEKKKNPNGEAKSSSLDPSCFSANVAPSSLRYDLMLFPMGFVRENGVVGSGKIVLMNEKGRSWNFNLRQKPSCGTVYVRGGWVSFCDANGLQAGDIYTFKLIKRGGTLVLRLLPKGAESCSLDPSCFVANVAPSTLRYDTLYLPKRFMRENGVDKRRGEMILMNEKGKSWTLDLKLKKSCGTSLIRRGWRSFCSANGLRAGSIITFKLIKKSGTLVLCLLSNEPEEEVCSEANEVESLSTDQESHEESSHNEKISRRKEKKGRMIWKASSSPSENRFVTLNLTPYNILRSALRLPIPFTRMNGINEETKMTLLDKHGMKWLTTLRLVDYKRKRLGMVGGWKGFIQANGVKANESIMLELIWEEETSCVLKFCSKVKLAIK; encoded by the exons atggCGAATCAACATTTCTTCAAGCCTCTTCTTCCTGGCTTCCACACCCACTTG AGAATACCTGTAGCCTTCTTCTTGAAGAATATAGAAGGAAGATATGAGCAGAAGACGGCGGAGCTGAGATCAGATGCGTCAAAGATAACTTGGGAAGTGAAGATAGATGGACAGAGACTCACTGACGGTTGGAAAGAGTTTGCTCTCTCACATGATCTTCGAATCGGTGACATTGTTGTTTTCAgacaagagagagatatgtCTTTCCACGTTACAATGTTGGGACCTAGTTGTTGTGAGATCCAATATGGTTCGTGTTCAGACGAGGAGAGAAACCTCG agaagaagaagaatccaaatGGAGAAGCAAAGTCTTCTTCACTAGATCCTTCTTGTTTTTCGGCTAATGTGGCGCCTTCGAGTCTACGTTATGACTTAATG CTTTTTCCAATGGGTTTTGTGAGGGAAAATGGTGTAGTCGGATCTGGAAAGATTGTTCTGATGAATGAAAAGGGCAGATCATGGAATTTTAACTTGAGACAAAAGCCATCATGCGGAACAGTTTATGTTAGAGGAGGGTGGGTGAGTTTTTGTGATGCCAATGGACTTCAAGCTGGAGATATCTACACTTTCAAACTGATCAAAAGAGGAGGAACTCTTGTTCTACGTTTGTTACCCAAAGGGGCAGAGTCTTGTTCACTAGATCCCTCTTGTTTTGTGGCTAATGTTGCGCCTTCGACTCTACGCTATGACACACTG TATCTTCCAAAGCGTTTTATGAGGGAAAATGGTGTAGACAAAAGACGTGGAGAGATGATTCTGATGAATGAAAAGGGCAAATCATGGACTTTAGATTTGAAACTAAAGAAATCATGCGGAACTTCCCTCATCAGACGAGGATGGAGAAGTTTCTGTAGTGCCAATGGACTAAGAGCTGGAAGTATCATTACTTTCAAACTGATTAAGAAAAGTGGAACTCTTGTTCTATGTTTGCTCTCCAACGagccagaagaagaagtgtgcTCAGAAGCTAATGAAGTAGAGTCTCTTTCGACAGATCAAGAAAGCCATGAAGAGAGTAGCCACAACGAGAAAATCtcaagaagaaaggaaaagaagggTAGAATGATATGGAAAGCTTCGTCTTCACCATCCGAAAACCGATTTGTGACATTAAATCTTACACCTTATAACATCCTACGTTCTGCACTG CGTCTTCCGATACCCTTCACGAGGATGAATGGtatcaatgaagaaactaaaatGACTCTGTTGGATAAACATGGTATGAAGTGGTTAACGACTCTGCGGTTGGTggactacaaaagaaaaagactgGGAATGGTAGGAGGCTGGAAAGGATTCATCCAAGCTAACGGTGTGAAGGCAAACGAATCCATCATGTTGGAACTGAtttgggaagaagaaacaagttgCGTCCTTAAGTTCTGCTCCAAGGTGAAGCTAGCaatcaaatga
- a CDS encoding Transcriptional factor B3 family protein, translating into MANQHFFKPLLPGFHTHLVFICMFFQRIPVAFFLKNIEGRYEQKTAELRSDASKITWEVKIDGQRLTDGWKEFALSHDLRIGDIVVFRQERDMSFHVTMLGPSCCEIQYGSCSDEERNLEKKKNPNGEAKSSSLDPSCFSANVAPSSLRYDLMLFPMGFVRENGVVGSGKIVLMNEKGRSWNFNLRQKPSCGTVYVRGGWVSFCDANGLQAGDIYTFKLIKRGGTLVLRLLPKGAESCSLDPSCFVANVAPSTLRYDTLYLPKRFMRENGVDKRRGEMILMNEKGKSWTLDLKLKKSCGTSLIRRGWRSFCSANGLRAGSIITFKLIKKSGTLVLCLLSNEPEEEVCSEANEVESLSTDQESHEESSHNEKISRRKEKKGRMIWKASSSPSENRFVTLNLTPYNILRSALRLPIPFTRMNGINEETKMTLLDKHGMKWLTTLRLVDYKRKRLGMVGGWKGFIQANGVKANESIMLELIWEEETSCVLKFCSKVKLAIK; encoded by the exons atggCGAATCAACATTTCTTCAAGCCTCTTCTTCCTGGCTTCCACACCCACTTG GTTTTTATTTGCATGTTCTTTCAGAGAATACCTGTAGCCTTCTTCTTGAAGAATATAGAAGGAAGATATGAGCAGAAGACGGCGGAGCTGAGATCAGATGCGTCAAAGATAACTTGGGAAGTGAAGATAGATGGACAGAGACTCACTGACGGTTGGAAAGAGTTTGCTCTCTCACATGATCTTCGAATCGGTGACATTGTTGTTTTCAgacaagagagagatatgtCTTTCCACGTTACAATGTTGGGACCTAGTTGTTGTGAGATCCAATATGGTTCGTGTTCAGACGAGGAGAGAAACCTCG agaagaagaagaatccaaatGGAGAAGCAAAGTCTTCTTCACTAGATCCTTCTTGTTTTTCGGCTAATGTGGCGCCTTCGAGTCTACGTTATGACTTAATG CTTTTTCCAATGGGTTTTGTGAGGGAAAATGGTGTAGTCGGATCTGGAAAGATTGTTCTGATGAATGAAAAGGGCAGATCATGGAATTTTAACTTGAGACAAAAGCCATCATGCGGAACAGTTTATGTTAGAGGAGGGTGGGTGAGTTTTTGTGATGCCAATGGACTTCAAGCTGGAGATATCTACACTTTCAAACTGATCAAAAGAGGAGGAACTCTTGTTCTACGTTTGTTACCCAAAGGGGCAGAGTCTTGTTCACTAGATCCCTCTTGTTTTGTGGCTAATGTTGCGCCTTCGACTCTACGCTATGACACACTG TATCTTCCAAAGCGTTTTATGAGGGAAAATGGTGTAGACAAAAGACGTGGAGAGATGATTCTGATGAATGAAAAGGGCAAATCATGGACTTTAGATTTGAAACTAAAGAAATCATGCGGAACTTCCCTCATCAGACGAGGATGGAGAAGTTTCTGTAGTGCCAATGGACTAAGAGCTGGAAGTATCATTACTTTCAAACTGATTAAGAAAAGTGGAACTCTTGTTCTATGTTTGCTCTCCAACGagccagaagaagaagtgtgcTCAGAAGCTAATGAAGTAGAGTCTCTTTCGACAGATCAAGAAAGCCATGAAGAGAGTAGCCACAACGAGAAAATCtcaagaagaaaggaaaagaagggTAGAATGATATGGAAAGCTTCGTCTTCACCATCCGAAAACCGATTTGTGACATTAAATCTTACACCTTATAACATCCTACGTTCTGCACTG CGTCTTCCGATACCCTTCACGAGGATGAATGGtatcaatgaagaaactaaaatGACTCTGTTGGATAAACATGGTATGAAGTGGTTAACGACTCTGCGGTTGGTggactacaaaagaaaaagactgGGAATGGTAGGAGGCTGGAAAGGATTCATCCAAGCTAACGGTGTGAAGGCAAACGAATCCATCATGTTGGAACTGAtttgggaagaagaaacaagttgCGTCCTTAAGTTCTGCTCCAAGGTGAAGCTAGCaatcaaatga
- a CDS encoding Transcriptional factor B3 family protein — protein sequence MFFQRIPVAFFLKNIEGRYEQKTAELRSDASKITWEVKIDGQRLTDGWKEFALSHDLRIGDIVVFRQERDMSFHVTMLGPSCCEIQYGSCSDEERNLEKKKNPNGEAKSSSLDPSCFSANVAPSSLRYDLMLFPMGFVRENGVVGSGKIVLMNEKGRSWNFNLRQKPSCGTVYVRGGWVSFCDANGLQAGDIYTFKLIKRGGTLVLRLLPKGAESCSLDPSCFVANVAPSTLRYDTLYLPKRFMRENGVDKRRGEMILMNEKGKSWTLDLKLKKSCGTSLIRRGWRSFCSANGLRAGSIITFKLIKKSGTLVLCLLSNEPEEEVCSEANEVESLSTDQESHEESSHNEKISRRKEKKGRMIWKASSSPSENRFVTLNLTPYNILRSALRLPIPFTRMNGINEETKMTLLDKHGMKWLTTLRLVDYKRKRLGMVGGWKGFIQANGVKANESIMLELIWEEETSCVLKFCSKVKLAIK from the exons ATGTTCTTTCAGAGAATACCTGTAGCCTTCTTCTTGAAGAATATAGAAGGAAGATATGAGCAGAAGACGGCGGAGCTGAGATCAGATGCGTCAAAGATAACTTGGGAAGTGAAGATAGATGGACAGAGACTCACTGACGGTTGGAAAGAGTTTGCTCTCTCACATGATCTTCGAATCGGTGACATTGTTGTTTTCAgacaagagagagatatgtCTTTCCACGTTACAATGTTGGGACCTAGTTGTTGTGAGATCCAATATGGTTCGTGTTCAGACGAGGAGAGAAACCTCG agaagaagaagaatccaaatGGAGAAGCAAAGTCTTCTTCACTAGATCCTTCTTGTTTTTCGGCTAATGTGGCGCCTTCGAGTCTACGTTATGACTTAATG CTTTTTCCAATGGGTTTTGTGAGGGAAAATGGTGTAGTCGGATCTGGAAAGATTGTTCTGATGAATGAAAAGGGCAGATCATGGAATTTTAACTTGAGACAAAAGCCATCATGCGGAACAGTTTATGTTAGAGGAGGGTGGGTGAGTTTTTGTGATGCCAATGGACTTCAAGCTGGAGATATCTACACTTTCAAACTGATCAAAAGAGGAGGAACTCTTGTTCTACGTTTGTTACCCAAAGGGGCAGAGTCTTGTTCACTAGATCCCTCTTGTTTTGTGGCTAATGTTGCGCCTTCGACTCTACGCTATGACACACTG TATCTTCCAAAGCGTTTTATGAGGGAAAATGGTGTAGACAAAAGACGTGGAGAGATGATTCTGATGAATGAAAAGGGCAAATCATGGACTTTAGATTTGAAACTAAAGAAATCATGCGGAACTTCCCTCATCAGACGAGGATGGAGAAGTTTCTGTAGTGCCAATGGACTAAGAGCTGGAAGTATCATTACTTTCAAACTGATTAAGAAAAGTGGAACTCTTGTTCTATGTTTGCTCTCCAACGagccagaagaagaagtgtgcTCAGAAGCTAATGAAGTAGAGTCTCTTTCGACAGATCAAGAAAGCCATGAAGAGAGTAGCCACAACGAGAAAATCtcaagaagaaaggaaaagaagggTAGAATGATATGGAAAGCTTCGTCTTCACCATCCGAAAACCGATTTGTGACATTAAATCTTACACCTTATAACATCCTACGTTCTGCACTG CGTCTTCCGATACCCTTCACGAGGATGAATGGtatcaatgaagaaactaaaatGACTCTGTTGGATAAACATGGTATGAAGTGGTTAACGACTCTGCGGTTGGTggactacaaaagaaaaagactgGGAATGGTAGGAGGCTGGAAAGGATTCATCCAAGCTAACGGTGTGAAGGCAAACGAATCCATCATGTTGGAACTGAtttgggaagaagaaacaagttgCGTCCTTAAGTTCTGCTCCAAGGTGAAGCTAGCaatcaaatga
- a CDS encoding Transcriptional factor B3 family protein has protein sequence MANQHFFKPLLPGFHTHLRIPVAFFLKNIEGRYEQKTAELRSDASKITWEVKIDGQRLTDGWKEFALSHDLRIGDIVVFRQERDMSFHVTMLGPSCCEIQYGSCSDEERNLEKKKNPNGEAKSSSLDPSCFSANVAPSSLRYDLMLFPMGFVRENGVVGSGKIVLMNEKGRSWNFNLRQKPSCGTVYVRGGWVSFCDANGLQAGDIYTFKLIKRGGTLVLRLLPKGAESCSLDPSCFVANVAPSTLRYDTLYLPKRFMRENGVDKRRGEMILMNEKGKSWTLDLKLKKSCGTSLIRRGWRSFCSANGLRAGSIITFKLIKKSGTLVLCLLSNEPEEEVCSEANEVESLSTDQESHEESSHNEKISRRKEKKGRMIWKASSSPSENRFVTLNLTPYNILRSALVSFKTPSHCLFTVHQI, from the exons atggCGAATCAACATTTCTTCAAGCCTCTTCTTCCTGGCTTCCACACCCACTTG AGAATACCTGTAGCCTTCTTCTTGAAGAATATAGAAGGAAGATATGAGCAGAAGACGGCGGAGCTGAGATCAGATGCGTCAAAGATAACTTGGGAAGTGAAGATAGATGGACAGAGACTCACTGACGGTTGGAAAGAGTTTGCTCTCTCACATGATCTTCGAATCGGTGACATTGTTGTTTTCAgacaagagagagatatgtCTTTCCACGTTACAATGTTGGGACCTAGTTGTTGTGAGATCCAATATGGTTCGTGTTCAGACGAGGAGAGAAACCTCG agaagaagaagaatccaaatGGAGAAGCAAAGTCTTCTTCACTAGATCCTTCTTGTTTTTCGGCTAATGTGGCGCCTTCGAGTCTACGTTATGACTTAATG CTTTTTCCAATGGGTTTTGTGAGGGAAAATGGTGTAGTCGGATCTGGAAAGATTGTTCTGATGAATGAAAAGGGCAGATCATGGAATTTTAACTTGAGACAAAAGCCATCATGCGGAACAGTTTATGTTAGAGGAGGGTGGGTGAGTTTTTGTGATGCCAATGGACTTCAAGCTGGAGATATCTACACTTTCAAACTGATCAAAAGAGGAGGAACTCTTGTTCTACGTTTGTTACCCAAAGGGGCAGAGTCTTGTTCACTAGATCCCTCTTGTTTTGTGGCTAATGTTGCGCCTTCGACTCTACGCTATGACACACTG TATCTTCCAAAGCGTTTTATGAGGGAAAATGGTGTAGACAAAAGACGTGGAGAGATGATTCTGATGAATGAAAAGGGCAAATCATGGACTTTAGATTTGAAACTAAAGAAATCATGCGGAACTTCCCTCATCAGACGAGGATGGAGAAGTTTCTGTAGTGCCAATGGACTAAGAGCTGGAAGTATCATTACTTTCAAACTGATTAAGAAAAGTGGAACTCTTGTTCTATGTTTGCTCTCCAACGagccagaagaagaagtgtgcTCAGAAGCTAATGAAGTAGAGTCTCTTTCGACAGATCAAGAAAGCCATGAAGAGAGTAGCCACAACGAGAAAATCtcaagaagaaaggaaaagaagggTAGAATGATATGGAAAGCTTCGTCTTCACCATCCGAAAACCGATTTGTGACATTAAATCTTACACCTTATAACATCCTACGTTCTGCACTGGTTAGTTTCAAAACTCCAAGCCATTGTCTTTTTACAGTCcatcaaatttga
- a CDS encoding B3 domain-containing protein REM13, giving the protein MANSRIYPQFFHTLVPSFHTHLMIPEDFFSEYIEGRSVAELKLDFSDKSWEVKLSDRRITDGWEEFVVANDFRIGDVVAFRYVGNLVFHVSNLGPNYYEIEHNDGESLLRKRLHQVDFSSNNGDVCDSEELPKEKKAKTNSEEADAVSSSSSADKSCFMAIITALDLTTDTLYLPLHFTSANGLTRKNREIILTDGGERSRVLDLRFDESSGTFYISRGWRNFCDENGQKAGGFFLFKLVGKGETLVLSFCPTESINGEENITREDSKDECSSLDSLMNIVEKKKYIPKPRGSPYSSYSPSHKQFVTFTLPPDYARIGKLSLSAPFVRENGINKPGEICLLDKHGRKWLTSLLLDSKGTMSLGKGWKEFVKANSLETGFTLKLIWEETTPVLSLCSPESNSDREQEEISKAIEKHSLFIDPSNRDKISNNDKEENMSWERKKDHLKSRDSTLSSQKQFVTITITPSSDRLRLPKVFTRENGINKPGRITLLGKDGIKQQTNLLFDKANGAMSLGHGWKDFVKDNGLKTDCSIDREAGGGRSETNQKKSLPIEPSTCKKIRKDVNIKDDNSKEKNDKEESKSVDGERKYLRGTYLTPSSQKHFVTLTITPSSIKKDRLILSPQFARKNNIDKPGMIYLLDTDGTKWLISLQRDKKGTMSLGKGWKEFAEANDFKLGESFTMELVWEDTTPMLSLLRTEFRSSKANEKESISSEHKTRESSPTIKNRIVTPALTPEDVKACKLILPSQFMKKIRTVDKERNHLKGRDLNPSCQKQFVTFTITPTCVGKNRLILSAQFARENNINQPGTIYLLDTDGRKWLTTVKRDKKGTMSLGKGWKEFADTKDLKSGDSFTMELIWEDTNPVLSLLRTKFSSSKSNKEESIFLEPKSRDSSSPTIVNRFVTLALTPEDVTACKLILPSQFMKANGINNKLGKITLLGENGVEWPGYMLSLDGTLALGNGWEGFCEANGVKLGQTFTLEFVNEQDTTTTPVLKFSSVETIYKNVN; this is encoded by the exons atggCGAATTCAAGGATTTATCCGCAATTCTTCCACACACTTGTTCCTAGCTTCCACACTCACTTG ATGATTCCTGAAGACTTCTTCTCAGAGTATATCGAAGGAAGAAGCGTCGCAGAGCTGAAATTGGACTTTTCAGACAAATCTTGGGAAGTGAAGTTGTCTGATCGGAGAATCACTGACGGCTGGGAAGAGTTTGTGGTGGCTAATGATTTTCGTATCGGCGATGTTGTCGCTTTTAGATATGTTGGAAATTTGGTGTTCCATGTTTCTAATTTAGGACCTAATTACTATGAGATTGAACACAATGATG GTGAAAGTTTGTTAAGAAAGCGTTTGCATCAAGTAGACTTTTCATCAAACAATGGAGATGTTTGTGATAGTGAAG AGCTtcccaaagagaagaaagcgaAGACGAACAGTGAAGAAGCAGatgcagtttcttcttcttcatcagcaGACAAGTCATGTTTTATGGCCATTATCACAGCTTTAGATCTAACGACAGATACACTG TATCTTCCACTACATTTTACAAGCGCAAATGGTCTTACACGAAAAAACCGGGAGATTATTTTAACAGATGGAGGGGAAAGATCAAGGGTATTGGATCTGAGGTTCGACGAATCATCTGGTACTTTTTATATCAGCCGGGGTTGGAGAAATTTCTGTGATGAAAATGGACAAAAAGCAGGAGGTTTCTTTCTGTTTAAACTAGTGGGAAAAGGTGAAACGCTGGTGCTCAGTTTCTGTCCTACAGAATCTATCAATGGGGAAGAGAACATAACAAGGGAGGACAGTAAAGACGAGTGCAGCTCGTTGGACTCATTGATGAATatagtagaaaaaaagaagtatattCCGAAACCAAGAGGTTCACCATATTCATCATATTCACCAAGTCATAAACAATTCGTAACATTTACGCTTCCACCGGATTATGCTAGAATTGGAAAATTG AGTCTTTCGGCGCCTTTCGTTAGGGAAAATGGCATCAACAAGCCTGGGGAGATATGTCTTTTGGATAAACATGGTAGAAAGTGGTTGACAAGTCTTCTGCTGGACAGTAAAGGAACAATGTCTTTGGGAAAGGGTTGGAAAGAGTTTGTTAAAGCAAACAGCTTAGAGACGGGCTTCACACTCAAGTTGATATGGGAAGAAACAACTCCTGTGCTTAGTTTGTGTAGTCCAGAATCTAACAGTGACAGAGAGCAGGAAGAGATTTCAAAAGCTATCGAGAAACATTCTCTTTTCATAGATCCTAGCAACAGGGACAAAATCAGCAACAATGACAAAGAGGAGAACATGTCAtgggagagaaagaaggaTCATCTGAAAAGTAGAGATTCAACTCTATCAAgccaaaaacaatttgtaacaATAACAATTACACCTTCCAGTGATAGATTG CGTCTCCCAAAGGTATTCACGAGGGAGAATGGCATCAACAAGCCGGGGAGGATTACTCTGTTGGGAAAAGACGGTATAAAGCAGCAGACGAATTTGTTATTCGACAAAGCAAATGGTGCCATGTCTTTGGGACACGGCTGGAaagattttgttaaagatAATGGCTTAAAGACAG ACTGTAGCATTGACAGAGAAGCAGGAGGAGGGCGATCTGAAACAAACCAGAAAAAGTCTCTTCCAATAGAACCTAGCACATGTAAAAAAATCAGGAAAGACGTGAACATCAAAGATGACAACagcaaagagaaaaatgacAAAGAAGAGAGCAAATCAGTGGATGGAGAGAGGAAATATCTGAGAGGGACATATTTAACTCCATCAAGCCAAAAACACTTTGTGACATTAACAATTACACCTTCCTctataaaaaaagatagacTT ATTCTTTCCCCACAATTTGCAAGGAAGAACAATATTGACAAGCCTGGAATGATATATCTGCTGGATACAGATGGTACAAAGTGGCTGATAAGCCTTCAACGAGATAAGAAAGGAACAATGAGTTTGGGAAAAGGTTGGAAAGAATTTGCTGAAGCAAATGACTTTAAGTTAGGCGAATCCTTTACGATGGAGTTAGTATGGGAAGACACAACTCCTATGCTCAGTTTGTTACGTACCGAGTTTAGGAGTTCAAAAGCTAACGAGAAAGAGTCAATTTCCTCAGAACATAAAACCAGAGAATCATCCCCAACAATCAAAAACCGAATCGTGACTCCAGCACTCACACCTGAAGATGTTAAAGCCTGTAAATTG ATTCTTCCAAGTCAATTCATGAAGAAGATCAGGACAGTGGATAAAGAGAGGAATCATCTAAAAGGGAGAGATTTAAATCCATCGTgccaaaaacaatttgtaacaTTTACAATTACACCAACCTGTGTCGGAAAAAATAGGCTG aTTCTTTCAGCGCAATTTGCAAGGGAGAACAATATTAACCAGCCTGGAACGATATATCTATTGGATACAGATGGTAGGAAGTGGCTGACAACGGTTAAACGGGACAAGAAAGGAACAATGAGTTTGGGAAAGGGTTGGAAAGAGTTTGCTGATACAAAAGACTTAAAGTCAGGCGACTCCTTTACGATGGAGTTAATATGGGAAGACACAAATCCTGTGCTCAGTTTGTTACGTACAAAGTTTAGCAGTTCTAAATCTAACAAGGAAGAGTCCATTTTTTTAGAACCAAAAAGTAGAGATTCATCCTCCCCAACAATCGTAAACAGATTCGTGACATTAGCACTTACACCAGAAGATGTTACAGCCTGTAAACTG ATTCTTCCAAGTCAGTTCATGAAGGCTAATGGCATCAACAACAAACTTGGGAAGATAACTCTTTTGGGTGAAAACGGAGTCGAATGGCCGGGATATATGTTGTCGCTAGATGGAACTCTCGCTTTAGGAAATGGTTGGGAAGGCTTTTGTGAGGCTAATGGCGTGAAGTTAGGACAGACTTTTACTTTGGAGTTTGTTAATGAACAagatacaacaacaactccGGTACTCAAGTTCTCTTCTGTGGAGactatatacaaaaatgttaattag